In Harpia harpyja isolate bHarHar1 chromosome Z, bHarHar1 primary haplotype, whole genome shotgun sequence, a single window of DNA contains:
- the LOC128137307 gene encoding translation initiation factor IF-2-like — MPPARGEKLPAPPDSLPRRKSPRLPPCFLSPSLPPPQRPGALSAPPAARSLPEPARNSAAAKRDDPRRAHERGSQPPFIVAVAPPPLRPSVGGEVGRAPRSAGPPGPSGPPSAPSRPCAQSPESSSPGVAFRLCGPLGAGAAAGPSRWWCAEASSPPRRAGAPPALCCALPPAHHSSTVLRRGRPPRGGGGKGRHRLDGRAIAGAAAGPGGARTLRSGGPEKGGLGRAGLLRFLSRRRRRAVRSIRPEPALIGACGDRRLPHAAVCLEGVSGAR, encoded by the coding sequence ATGCCGCCTGCCCGGGGGGAGAAGCTACCGGCGCCACCCGACTCGCTGCCGAGGAGGAAGTCTCCCCGCCTGCCTCCCTGCTTCctatctccctctctccctccgcCCCAGCGGCCGGGAGCGCTCAGCGCGCCGCCGGCGGCCCGGAGCCTGCCCGAGCCCGCTCGCAACAGCGCTGCCGCAAAGCGCGACGACCCGCGGCGAGCACACGAGCGCGGCAGCCAGCCGCCCTTTATTGTGGCGGTGGCCCCGCCGCCCCTTCGGCCAAGCGTGGGAGGGGAAGTGGGGCGCGCGCCGCGATCGGCCGGGCCCCCGGGGCCCAGTGGGCCCCCGTCCGCCCCGAGCAGACCCTGCGCGCAGAGCCCGGAATCATCCTCGCCCGGTGTCGCGTTCCGTCTCTGCGGGCCGCTGGGCgcgggcgctgccgcgggccCTTCGCGTTGGTGGTGTGCGGAGGCCTCgtcgccgccgcggcgggcgggcgcgccgCCCGCCCTCTGTTGCGCGCTCCCTCCCGCCCACCACAGCAGCACGGTGCTCCGGCGGGGGCGACCGCCCCGGGGGGGAGGAGGCAAAGGCCGCCATCGATTGGACGGCCGGGCGATTGCAGGGGCTGCGGCCGGGCCCGGTGGCGCGCGGACGCTGCGCAGCGGCGGCCCAGAAAAGGGCGGCCTCGGGCGGGCGGGACTGCTGCGCTTTCTCTCCCGGCGCCGTCGCCGGGCGGTGAGGAGTATCCGGCCGGAACCGGCTCTGATAGGTGCGTGTGGGGACCGGAGACTGCCCCACGCTGCTGTCTGCTTGGAAGGCGTCAGCGGGGCGCGGTAG